Proteins from a genomic interval of Kribbella aluminosa:
- a CDS encoding bifunctional SulP family inorganic anion transporter/carbonic anhydrase, with protein sequence MPTTSHSPPSARGRLPWKDFLHHDLPASLVVFLIAVPLSLGIAAASGAPLIAGLVAAVVGGVVAGALGGSPLQVSGPAAGLIVVVADLVHQFGWAATAAITCAAGLLQILLGITRIGRLALSLSPAVVHGMLAGIGVTIAVQQLHVVLGGTAQSSLIANVTALPAQLVTHHGHSVAVGVLTVAIVLVWPRIPRIKVIPAPLVAVVAVTALAAVAMPHVTRVDLPDNPLQSLILPRMPHGTALEIGTAVLTVALVASVESLLSAVAVDKLHRGARSNLDRELIGQGAANAVSGALGGMPVTGVIVRSSTNVAAGARTRASAILHGLWIATFVLAAGAMLELIPMAALAGVLLVTGLRLVQLAHIRTLRRHDELLVYVVTAVGVGVLGLAEGVLAGLVLALARVLYRLARATVTATEADGLWTVRIRGALVFLGVASLVRTLRTIPAGAAVRVELRVDHLDHAAFEAIEDWRNGHIARGGSVEVHRDGVAEQLDDAPIRALLAKLAAEGQRPVHLFITCADSRIVPTMITTSGPGDQFCVRNIGNLVPPKGSNSSSVDAAIEYAVDVLGVTSIVVCGHSCCGAAAAALAADVPEGSGLESWLRHLEPSIRRAVGLPDVLDPATGATLPAADKLSVANVVLQLENLRTFPSVRRAEDQGRLELIGLWFDIGTATALSVLDRAPFLVRADAELLKVRGI encoded by the coding sequence GTGCCGACCACTTCTCACTCCCCTCCCAGTGCCCGCGGACGCCTGCCCTGGAAGGACTTTCTGCACCACGACCTACCCGCTTCACTCGTCGTCTTCCTGATCGCCGTACCCCTCTCCCTCGGAATCGCCGCCGCGTCCGGCGCCCCGCTGATCGCCGGCCTGGTGGCCGCGGTGGTCGGCGGAGTCGTCGCCGGAGCACTCGGTGGCTCCCCGCTCCAGGTCAGCGGCCCGGCCGCCGGCCTCATCGTGGTCGTCGCGGACCTCGTCCACCAGTTCGGCTGGGCCGCGACCGCCGCCATCACCTGCGCCGCCGGCCTGCTGCAGATCCTGCTCGGTATCACCCGGATCGGACGCCTGGCACTGTCGCTGTCCCCCGCCGTCGTGCACGGCATGCTCGCCGGGATCGGCGTGACGATCGCCGTCCAGCAGTTGCACGTCGTCCTCGGCGGCACGGCCCAGAGCTCGCTGATCGCCAACGTGACAGCGCTTCCCGCGCAACTCGTCACCCATCACGGCCACTCGGTCGCGGTCGGCGTACTGACGGTCGCGATCGTGCTGGTCTGGCCGCGAATCCCCAGAATCAAGGTGATTCCGGCACCACTCGTCGCCGTCGTCGCCGTGACCGCACTGGCCGCCGTCGCGATGCCGCACGTGACCCGGGTCGACCTGCCGGACAACCCGCTGCAGAGCCTGATCCTGCCCAGGATGCCGCACGGTACGGCGCTCGAGATCGGCACCGCCGTCCTGACGGTCGCGCTCGTCGCGAGCGTCGAGTCGTTGCTGTCGGCCGTTGCCGTCGACAAGCTTCATCGCGGCGCCCGGAGCAACCTCGATCGCGAACTGATCGGCCAGGGCGCGGCTAACGCGGTCTCCGGTGCCCTCGGCGGGATGCCGGTCACCGGGGTGATCGTGCGCTCCTCCACCAACGTCGCGGCCGGTGCGCGGACCCGCGCGTCCGCGATCCTGCACGGCCTGTGGATCGCCACGTTCGTCCTCGCGGCGGGCGCGATGCTCGAGCTCATCCCGATGGCCGCGCTGGCCGGCGTACTGCTGGTGACCGGCCTGCGCCTGGTGCAGCTCGCCCACATCCGCACGCTCCGCCGGCACGACGAACTCCTCGTGTACGTCGTGACCGCCGTCGGCGTCGGCGTACTGGGACTGGCCGAGGGCGTGCTGGCCGGTCTGGTTCTCGCCCTGGCGCGGGTGCTGTACCGCCTGGCGCGGGCGACCGTGACCGCGACCGAGGCGGACGGTCTGTGGACGGTGCGGATCCGCGGCGCGCTCGTGTTCCTCGGGGTCGCGTCGCTGGTGCGGACGTTGCGCACGATCCCGGCCGGCGCGGCGGTCCGGGTCGAGCTGCGGGTGGATCATCTCGACCATGCCGCGTTCGAGGCGATCGAGGACTGGCGGAACGGGCACATCGCGCGCGGCGGTTCGGTCGAGGTGCACCGGGACGGGGTCGCGGAGCAACTCGACGACGCCCCGATCCGGGCACTGCTCGCGAAGCTCGCCGCCGAGGGGCAGCGGCCGGTGCACCTGTTCATCACCTGCGCGGACTCGCGGATCGTACCGACGATGATCACCACCAGCGGCCCCGGCGACCAGTTCTGCGTGCGGAACATCGGGAATCTCGTACCGCCGAAGGGATCGAACAGCAGCTCGGTCGACGCCGCGATCGAGTACGCCGTCGACGTCCTCGGCGTGACGTCGATCGTGGTCTGCGGCCATTCCTGCTGCGGCGCCGCGGCCGCCGCGCTCGCTGCCGACGTACCGGAAGGATCAGGGCTGGAAAGCTGGTTGCGGCATCTGGAGCCGTCGATCCGGCGGGCAGTCGGGCTGCCCGACGTCCTCGATCCGGCGACCGGCGCGACGTTGCCGGCCGCGGACAAGCTGTCGGTCGCGAACGTCGTCCTGCAACTGGAGAACCTGCGGACCTTCCCGTCGGTCCGCCGGGCCGAGGACCAGGGACGCCTCGAGCTGATCGGGTTGTGGTTCGACATCGGCACCGCGACCGCGCTGTCGGTCCTGGACCGCGCGCCGTTCCTGGTTCGCGCGGACGCGGAACTGCTGAAGGTGAGAGGAATCTGA
- a CDS encoding DUF5995 family protein: MNGSNPIADVVARMQQRLDVLPDELAHRRFFLATYLRTTQAVGRAIERARFEDPEWVEAWDVTFAELYLHAHDGKLVPRPWRLAFDAPESLPPLAHVLLGINAHVNYDLPQALLAVISDDDFEDQHLMDRRRRDHERIDGVLAERVSAEDDELAASGARSLVDRVLSPLNRLASQRFLRESRQKVWHNTEELQRARLDGTYDKRLAELEVLSAAKVADLLRPGQVLLRLAVTGFGVTLPPP, from the coding sequence ATGAACGGCAGTAATCCGATCGCGGACGTGGTGGCGCGGATGCAGCAGCGGCTCGACGTACTGCCGGACGAGCTTGCCCATCGGCGGTTCTTCCTCGCGACGTACCTGCGGACGACGCAGGCGGTCGGGCGAGCGATCGAGCGGGCGCGGTTCGAGGACCCGGAGTGGGTCGAGGCCTGGGACGTGACGTTCGCCGAGCTCTACCTGCACGCTCACGACGGCAAGTTGGTGCCGCGCCCGTGGCGGTTGGCTTTCGACGCGCCGGAGTCGTTGCCGCCGTTGGCCCATGTGCTGCTCGGGATCAACGCGCACGTGAACTACGACCTGCCGCAGGCGTTGCTCGCGGTGATCAGTGACGACGACTTCGAGGACCAGCACCTGATGGACCGGCGCCGGCGGGACCACGAGCGGATCGACGGGGTGCTGGCGGAGCGGGTCTCGGCGGAGGACGACGAACTGGCGGCGAGCGGCGCGCGGAGTCTGGTCGACCGCGTGCTCTCCCCGCTCAACCGGTTGGCCTCGCAGCGATTCCTCCGCGAGTCCCGGCAGAAGGTCTGGCACAACACCGAGGAACTGCAGCGAGCACGCCTCGACGGCACTTACGACAAGCGACTGGCCGAGCTCGAGGTGCTGAGTGCGGCGAAGGTCGCCGATCTGCTCCGGCCGGGGCAGGTGCTGTTACGCCTGGCAGTAACAGGTTTCGGCGTCACCCTGCCCCCGCCTTAA
- a CDS encoding MFS transporter — translation MLHNGWWLVTSVYLVVDTGLSPAELVLVDSVQSAFALLLEVPAGVIADTISREWSLVISQVLMGTAMLATGLFTSFPALLATQVLCGIWWTFASGSDVALMTDELDDPGTMHPRPRPTTRWPRWPACSACCCSDSHPTRSSARSPSY, via the coding sequence GTGCTGCACAACGGGTGGTGGCTGGTCACCAGCGTCTACCTCGTCGTCGACACCGGGCTCTCCCCCGCCGAGCTGGTGCTGGTCGATTCGGTGCAGAGCGCGTTCGCGCTGCTCCTCGAAGTACCGGCCGGAGTCATCGCCGACACCATCAGCCGCGAGTGGTCGCTGGTGATCTCGCAGGTCCTGATGGGTACGGCGATGCTCGCGACCGGGCTGTTCACGTCGTTCCCCGCACTCCTTGCCACGCAGGTGCTGTGCGGTATCTGGTGGACCTTCGCGAGCGGATCGGACGTCGCGCTGATGACCGACGAACTGGACGACCCGGGGACCATGCACCCACGCCCGCGACCGACTACGCGCTGGCCGCGCTGGCCGGCGTGCTCAGCATGCTGCTGCTCGGATTCGCACCCGACCCGGTCGTCGGCGCGATCGCCGTCGTACTGA
- a CDS encoding aldo/keto reductase — MEYRTLGASGTVVSTYALGTMTFGSETDEAGSHAQLDRYVEAGGNFVDTADVYSAGLSEQIVGRWLAKKRADVVLATKGRFPTGDGPNDVGTSRRHLRQALDASLERLGVDHIDLYQLHAWDPVTPLEETLSFLEDAVRAGKISYGGLSNFTGWQLQKACDLIAYRGWSRLVTLQPQYNLLVREIEWEIVPAAQENGLGLLPWSPLGGGWLTGKYSFDEEPSGSTRLGENPDRGVESWYRRSRNQRVRDVVEAVREIAEARGISMAQVALAWLVDRPAMTSVILGARTLGQLDDNLAAADLHLTEEETAKLDEASDPGAADYPYGGPGVAQRDRPITGGRG, encoded by the coding sequence GTGGAATACCGCACTCTCGGCGCGAGCGGCACCGTTGTGTCGACGTACGCGCTGGGCACCATGACGTTCGGCAGCGAGACGGACGAGGCCGGTTCACACGCTCAGTTGGACCGGTACGTCGAGGCCGGCGGCAACTTCGTCGACACCGCGGACGTGTACTCGGCCGGCCTGTCGGAGCAGATCGTCGGCCGCTGGCTGGCCAAGAAGCGCGCCGATGTCGTACTCGCCACCAAGGGCCGGTTCCCGACCGGCGACGGGCCGAACGACGTCGGCACGTCCCGCCGGCACCTCAGGCAAGCCCTCGACGCATCGCTCGAGCGCCTCGGGGTCGACCACATCGATCTGTACCAGTTGCACGCGTGGGACCCGGTCACCCCGCTCGAGGAGACGCTCAGCTTCCTCGAGGACGCCGTACGGGCCGGCAAGATCTCGTACGGCGGCCTGTCGAACTTCACCGGGTGGCAGCTGCAGAAGGCGTGTGACCTGATCGCGTACCGCGGGTGGTCCCGGCTGGTGACGCTGCAGCCGCAGTACAACCTGCTGGTCCGGGAGATCGAGTGGGAGATCGTCCCCGCCGCGCAGGAGAACGGGCTGGGCCTGCTGCCGTGGTCGCCGCTGGGTGGCGGCTGGCTGACCGGGAAGTACTCGTTCGACGAGGAGCCGAGCGGTAGCACCCGCCTGGGCGAGAACCCGGATCGCGGCGTCGAGTCGTGGTATCGCCGTAGCCGCAACCAGCGGGTCCGGGACGTCGTCGAAGCGGTCCGCGAGATCGCCGAAGCGCGTGGCATCTCGATGGCCCAGGTCGCCCTTGCCTGGCTGGTCGACCGGCCGGCGATGACGTCGGTGATCCTCGGCGCCCGAACGCTCGGGCAACTCGACGACAACCTCGCCGCCGCGGACCTGCATCTCACGGAGGAGGAGACCGCGAAGCTCGACGAGGCCAGCGACCCCGGCGCGGCGGACTATCCGTACGGCGGTCCCGGCGTCGCCCAGCGCGACCGGCCGATCACGGGCGGCCGCGGCTGA
- a CDS encoding exodeoxyribonuclease III: protein MRVATWNVNSVKQRMPRLLDWLDERQPDVVCLQETKLADDAFTKLLGAELTGRGYEIGLYGEPQWNGVALLSKVGLEDVVTGVAGAPGFPDPEARAVAATCGGIRIHSLYVPNGREPDSDHYHYKLAWLAALAEVIANGPADQIVCGDMNIAPADADVFDPAAYVGQTHVTPPERQALAELMAAKDLHDVVRDRWPENRIFSYWDYRAGMFHQDLGMRIDLMLATAGVAERVRAAWIDRKARKGTGPSDHAPVIVDLDTAPDGDLGPVVPPPSAPRAGRKRTTTLPQSR from the coding sequence ATGCGAGTGGCGACCTGGAATGTGAACTCGGTCAAGCAGCGGATGCCGCGCTTGCTGGACTGGCTCGACGAGCGGCAGCCGGATGTCGTCTGTCTGCAGGAGACGAAGCTCGCGGACGACGCGTTCACGAAGCTGCTCGGCGCCGAGCTGACCGGACGCGGGTACGAGATCGGGCTGTACGGCGAGCCGCAGTGGAACGGTGTCGCGTTGCTGTCGAAGGTCGGGCTCGAGGACGTGGTGACCGGTGTCGCCGGTGCGCCGGGGTTCCCGGACCCGGAGGCGCGCGCGGTGGCCGCGACCTGTGGCGGCATCCGGATCCACTCGCTCTACGTGCCGAACGGCCGCGAGCCCGACTCCGACCACTACCACTACAAACTCGCCTGGCTGGCGGCGCTCGCCGAGGTGATCGCGAACGGCCCGGCCGACCAGATCGTCTGCGGCGACATGAACATCGCCCCGGCCGACGCCGACGTCTTCGACCCGGCGGCGTACGTCGGCCAGACGCACGTCACGCCACCCGAGCGGCAGGCGCTCGCGGAGCTGATGGCCGCGAAGGACCTGCACGACGTCGTCCGCGACCGCTGGCCGGAGAACCGGATCTTCAGCTACTGGGACTACCGCGCGGGCATGTTCCACCAGGACCTCGGGATGCGGATCGACCTGATGCTCGCCACCGCCGGAGTCGCCGAGCGCGTCCGGGCCGCGTGGATCGATCGCAAGGCCCGCAAGGGCACCGGTCCGAGTGACCACGCCCCGGTGATCGTCGACCTCGACACCGCGCCGGACGGCGACCTCGGCCCGGTCGTGCCGCCGCCGTCCGCGCCGCGGGCCGGCCGGAAGCGGACGACCACCCTGCCGCAGAGCCGCTGA
- a CDS encoding S8 family serine peptidase has product MATRRSMLLGLALTATLVVPGTAKAEPPAPTPGVAKAPSQQASTKVTLVTGDVVTMTTAAGTPAVTVTPHAGSTGNFTSYSVGKDVYVIPQEAGPLIASGKLDQQLFNVSGLIAQGYDDAHTSAVPMIVRYAARMPAKTAAPAGTKLKRSLPSVRGAAVTADKANTAAFWNSIDDNVGRTAKPQLSGGVDHVWLDRKMHALLDKSVPQIGAPDAWQAGYDGKGVKVAILDTGVDLNHPDLAGKVVESQSFVAGQTVQDGHGHGTHVASTIAGSGAASGGKYKGVAPGAELVIGKVLSNEGEGAASDIVAGMDWAAHSGAKVISMSLGGTAGPKAEDPLVEAVDSLTAQTGVLFTIAAGNSGPGASTVGSPGDAASALTVGAVDHTDAITDFSSCGPAVDGSLKPEISAPGADIVAARAAGTSMGHPVDANYTSASGTSMATPHVAGAAAILAEEHPDWTPAQLKDQLISTAKTTADTSVYAQGAGRVDVSRAFRQTVAASGVVDFGMRPFGSADPVVKQLTYTNRGDQPVTLSLTQKSAGTAVPAGTFQLGASSVTIPAHGTADVPVTLTGGTMATGTYGEHVVGTSADGATVVTTAVGFEQDVQRFNVTITVKDHGQPVADHAYGMIFVFDLQTARPADMYYFEGTAGTLTLSLPRGEYGFESGTYRFTQDWGQTRQVVYGAESGVVLDADKSLTFDGRQAHEVGLKTPKPSQLHQARMSLSLSSENSPLRYELQSDVAGFAKLFAIPSTGKKELLEHRLHFSATEPILAAQLVGRGAFPIAPEYVGGWTGSTKIVGTRMFRPVNAGTGRPEDFTAAVRGNLALVKRSDEVGTSEVVANAAAAGSGAVVIYSDAPGEWGTDVYTTKETAIPALTLSGEQGTKLAALAAHGKVKLLFQGKAMPSYSYEVLKTQAGISANQQYRADPRELATVNDRFYASTPATEGGFSRAVISDKQTFLVSTLVRTTMPRTLTEYVSAGVRTFETVAAAPVWEMLPGVIQTYPVVLKAWQVTDRAWNKAVVRSAITEYHPYGTLRLGELGSVDIAPLLAMETGQWGTPISLLETKKLTVYRDGQLVGSAPWMSVNFPMVPEPATYKLVTEVSRDLPWWTTSTKVDSAWTFRSEHSERGALPVMSIDYDVNVALDNSVRAGQTTTLGLGFRNPAGLAAPNLKDVKVSASYDDGATWTQAQVRRAGAAGATAVLRNPKTAGFVTLKVQATDVDGTAVEQTVTRAYRVR; this is encoded by the coding sequence GACGACGCGCACACCAGTGCAGTCCCGATGATCGTCAGGTACGCGGCCCGGATGCCGGCGAAGACAGCCGCCCCCGCCGGCACGAAGCTGAAGCGCAGCCTGCCGAGCGTCCGCGGCGCCGCGGTGACCGCGGACAAGGCGAACACCGCCGCATTCTGGAACTCGATCGACGACAACGTCGGCAGGACTGCGAAGCCGCAGCTGTCCGGTGGCGTCGACCACGTGTGGCTGGACCGGAAGATGCACGCGCTGCTGGACAAGAGCGTGCCGCAGATCGGCGCGCCGGACGCCTGGCAGGCCGGGTACGACGGCAAGGGCGTCAAGGTCGCGATCCTGGACACCGGCGTCGACCTGAACCACCCGGACCTGGCCGGCAAGGTGGTCGAGAGCCAGAGCTTCGTGGCCGGGCAGACCGTCCAGGACGGCCACGGCCACGGTACCCACGTCGCGTCCACGATCGCCGGCAGCGGCGCAGCGTCCGGCGGCAAGTACAAGGGTGTCGCTCCCGGCGCTGAGCTGGTGATCGGCAAGGTGCTGTCCAACGAGGGCGAAGGCGCCGCGTCCGACATCGTGGCCGGCATGGACTGGGCCGCGCACTCCGGCGCCAAGGTCATCTCGATGAGCCTCGGCGGAACCGCCGGGCCGAAGGCGGAGGACCCGCTGGTCGAGGCGGTCGACTCGCTGACCGCACAGACCGGCGTACTGTTCACGATCGCGGCCGGCAACTCCGGCCCCGGCGCTTCGACGGTCGGCTCGCCCGGTGACGCTGCCTCGGCGCTGACCGTCGGCGCGGTGGACCACACCGACGCGATCACCGACTTCTCCAGCTGCGGCCCGGCGGTCGACGGCTCGCTGAAGCCGGAGATCAGCGCGCCCGGAGCGGATATTGTCGCGGCCCGTGCGGCCGGGACCAGCATGGGTCACCCGGTGGACGCCAACTACACGTCTGCGAGCGGTACGTCGATGGCGACCCCGCACGTCGCCGGAGCGGCCGCGATCCTGGCCGAGGAGCACCCGGACTGGACACCGGCCCAGCTGAAGGACCAGCTGATCAGTACGGCGAAGACGACTGCCGACACGTCCGTGTACGCCCAGGGCGCCGGTCGCGTCGACGTCAGCCGCGCGTTCCGTCAGACGGTGGCCGCGTCGGGCGTCGTCGACTTCGGGATGCGTCCGTTCGGTTCGGCCGACCCGGTCGTCAAGCAGCTCACCTACACCAACCGCGGCGACCAGCCGGTGACGCTCTCGCTCACCCAGAAGTCTGCTGGTACGGCGGTTCCGGCCGGCACGTTCCAGCTCGGCGCGAGCTCCGTCACGATCCCGGCGCACGGCACGGCCGACGTACCGGTGACGCTGACCGGCGGCACGATGGCCACGGGCACGTACGGCGAGCACGTCGTCGGCACGTCCGCGGACGGCGCAACCGTCGTCACCACAGCCGTCGGTTTCGAGCAGGACGTGCAGCGGTTCAATGTCACGATCACCGTGAAGGACCACGGTCAGCCCGTCGCCGACCACGCATACGGCATGATCTTCGTCTTCGATCTGCAGACCGCGCGGCCCGCCGACATGTACTACTTCGAGGGCACCGCGGGCACGCTGACGCTGAGCTTGCCGCGCGGCGAGTACGGGTTCGAGTCCGGCACCTACCGGTTCACGCAGGACTGGGGCCAGACCCGGCAGGTCGTGTACGGCGCCGAGTCCGGGGTCGTGCTGGACGCGGACAAGTCGCTGACGTTCGACGGCCGTCAGGCGCACGAGGTCGGCCTGAAGACGCCGAAGCCGAGCCAGCTCCACCAGGCCCGGATGAGTCTGTCGTTGTCCAGCGAGAACAGCCCGCTGCGCTACGAGCTGCAGTCGGACGTGGCAGGCTTCGCCAAGCTGTTCGCGATCCCGTCGACCGGTAAGAAGGAACTGCTCGAGCACCGGCTGCACTTCTCCGCGACCGAGCCGATCCTCGCGGCCCAGCTGGTCGGCAGGGGCGCGTTCCCGATCGCGCCCGAGTACGTCGGCGGCTGGACCGGCTCGACCAAGATCGTCGGCACCCGGATGTTCCGGCCGGTGAACGCGGGCACCGGTCGTCCGGAGGACTTCACCGCGGCGGTCCGCGGCAACCTCGCACTCGTCAAGCGCAGCGACGAGGTCGGTACCAGCGAGGTCGTCGCGAACGCGGCCGCCGCCGGCTCCGGTGCGGTCGTCATCTACAGCGACGCACCGGGCGAGTGGGGGACCGACGTCTACACGACCAAGGAGACCGCGATCCCGGCCCTCACGCTGTCCGGTGAGCAGGGTACGAAGCTGGCGGCGCTCGCCGCGCACGGCAAGGTCAAGTTGCTGTTCCAGGGCAAGGCGATGCCGTCCTACAGCTACGAGGTGCTGAAGACGCAGGCCGGCATTTCGGCGAACCAGCAGTACCGGGCAGACCCGAGGGAGCTGGCGACGGTCAACGACCGCTTCTACGCTTCCACCCCGGCGACCGAGGGCGGCTTCTCCCGGGCGGTGATCTCGGACAAGCAGACGTTCCTGGTCTCGACCCTCGTACGTACGACGATGCCGCGGACGCTGACGGAGTACGTGAGCGCCGGGGTACGGACGTTCGAGACCGTGGCGGCCGCTCCGGTCTGGGAGATGCTGCCAGGGGTCATCCAGACGTACCCGGTCGTCCTGAAGGCGTGGCAGGTCACCGACCGCGCCTGGAACAAGGCCGTGGTCCGGTCCGCGATCACGGAGTACCACCCGTACGGGACGCTCCGGCTGGGTGAGCTCGGCAGTGTGGACATCGCTCCGCTGCTCGCGATGGAGACCGGCCAGTGGGGTACGCCGATCAGCCTCCTGGAGACCAAGAAGCTCACGGTCTACCGGGACGGTCAGCTGGTCGGGTCCGCGCCGTGGATGTCGGTCAACTTCCCCATGGTCCCGGAGCCGGCGACGTACAAGCTGGTGACCGAGGTGTCGCGGGACCTGCCGTGGTGGACGACCTCGACCAAGGTCGACAGCGCGTGGACGTTCCGGTCCGAGCACAGCGAGCGCGGTGCGTTGCCGGTGATGTCGATCGACTACGACGTGAACGTTGCCCTCGACAACAGTGTGCGGGCCGGGCAGACCACGACCCTCGGCCTGGGCTTCCGGAACCCGGCCGGCCTTGCCGCGCCGAACCTGAAGGACGTCAAGGTGTCGGCGTCGTACGACGACGGCGCGACCTGGACGCAGGCCCAGGTACGCCGGGCCGGTGCCGCCGGCGCCACCGCCGTACTGCGGAACCCGAAGACCGCCGGGTTCGTCACGCTCAAGGTCCAGGCCACGGACGTCGACGGGACGGCCGTCGAGCAGACCGTGACCCGCGCGTACCGGGTGCGCTGA
- a CDS encoding helix-turn-helix domain-containing protein: MMLQGLGVGQQDECVYVELLRRRRATADELSAAAQLSVDTVTEALTRLAELGLVTGDDTGLHNAVPPDVGLGTLVVQHQSTLQLAQRRLAELTDVYRTGAASAMSEVEALTTPEELATWVDNIERGAKQELLAFFRPPYVLDGDLEVTTGVPSYRFVYERSALEDPRTPAEIGRFLAGGYQIRLVNELPSKMIVMDRQIVLLPMLPDQTGVEPGFLLVRGQSLVRLLVDLFERVWQVATPLQLSATSLVEGGPAWDDFDVKLLTYLLSGMPDKSAAARLGTSERTVQRRIKRLMELSGTDSRMQLAWYAARSGLIAP; this comes from the coding sequence ATGATGCTGCAGGGGCTGGGAGTCGGTCAGCAGGACGAGTGTGTCTACGTGGAGCTCTTGCGCCGCCGGCGGGCGACGGCGGACGAGCTGAGTGCCGCCGCGCAGTTATCGGTGGACACGGTGACGGAGGCCTTGACGAGGCTCGCCGAGCTGGGGCTTGTGACCGGCGACGACACCGGCCTGCACAACGCCGTACCGCCGGACGTCGGGCTCGGGACACTTGTCGTACAGCATCAGAGCACGCTGCAGCTGGCGCAACGGCGGCTGGCCGAGCTGACGGACGTGTACCGAACCGGTGCGGCGTCGGCGATGAGCGAGGTGGAGGCGCTGACCACGCCGGAGGAGCTGGCCACCTGGGTCGACAACATCGAGCGGGGCGCGAAACAGGAACTGCTCGCGTTCTTCAGGCCGCCGTACGTGCTGGACGGCGACCTCGAGGTGACCACCGGCGTGCCGTCGTACCGGTTCGTCTACGAACGGTCGGCGCTGGAGGACCCGCGGACGCCGGCCGAGATCGGGCGGTTCCTGGCCGGCGGGTACCAGATCCGGCTCGTCAACGAACTGCCGAGCAAGATGATCGTGATGGACCGGCAGATCGTGCTGCTGCCGATGCTGCCTGACCAGACCGGCGTGGAGCCGGGCTTCCTGCTGGTTCGCGGCCAGTCGCTGGTGCGGCTGCTGGTCGACCTGTTCGAGCGGGTCTGGCAGGTGGCGACGCCGTTGCAGCTGAGCGCGACGAGCCTGGTCGAGGGCGGTCCGGCCTGGGACGACTTCGACGTCAAGCTGCTCACGTACCTGCTGTCCGGGATGCCGGACAAGTCGGCCGCGGCACGGCTCGGGACCAGCGAACGGACGGTGCAGCGCCGGATCAAGCGGTTGATGGAGCTGTCCGGCACCGACAGCCGGATGCAGCTGGCCTGGTACGCCGCCCGCTCGGGCCTGATCGCGCCGTGA
- a CDS encoding M50 family metallopeptidase, with amino-acid sequence MKEFWSNITSVQPDPSVRLVIGTGVVALLLIAWRPIWKYTRQVVTIAHEGAHGLIAALVGRKLSGIRLHSDTSGVTVSRGKPTGGGMIAVLLAGYPGPALFGLAAAFVLSRGYAVALLWGLLLALVILLLQIRNLFGLWSVLVFGAVVFGVTWWGSTSVQTAFAHLLTWFLLLAAPRAVLELQHSRRRGQGRSSDADQLRRLTGVPALMWVGAFGLVTLGCLALGVVWSGVLPG; translated from the coding sequence GTGAAGGAGTTCTGGAGCAACATCACGTCGGTGCAGCCCGACCCGTCGGTGCGGCTGGTGATCGGTACCGGCGTGGTCGCGCTGCTGCTGATCGCGTGGCGGCCGATCTGGAAGTACACGCGGCAGGTCGTGACGATCGCACACGAGGGAGCGCACGGGCTGATCGCGGCGCTGGTCGGGCGCAAGCTGTCCGGGATCCGGCTGCACTCCGACACGTCTGGCGTCACGGTGTCGCGCGGCAAGCCCACCGGCGGCGGCATGATCGCCGTACTACTGGCCGGCTACCCAGGTCCCGCCCTCTTCGGGCTGGCTGCCGCGTTCGTCCTGAGCCGTGGGTACGCCGTTGCCCTGCTGTGGGGGCTGCTGCTGGCGCTGGTGATCCTGCTGCTCCAGATCCGCAACCTGTTCGGCCTGTGGTCCGTGCTGGTGTTCGGCGCGGTCGTCTTCGGTGTGACGTGGTGGGGCTCTACCTCCGTGCAGACAGCGTTCGCTCATCTCCTCACGTGGTTCCTGTTGCTGGCAGCGCCCCGAGCGGTGCTGGAGTTGCAGCACTCCCGGCGGCGCGGGCAGGGGCGTAGCTCGGACGCCGACCAGCTCCGGCGGCTGACCGGCGTACCGGCGTTGATGTGGGTCGGTGCGTTCGGCCTGGTGACGCTCGGCTGCCTGGCGCTCGGCGTCGTGTGGTCGGGTGTGCTGCCTGGTTAA
- a CDS encoding mycothiol transferase, producing the protein MKTSELLLDAHSRVQEVLHDVVTGLDETALESRPGPSANSIAWLVWHLTRVQDDHLADAGGYEQVHTADGWHERLGLPLDAADTGYAHTSEQVALVRLSAEQLLGYYDAVHARTAEYLKTVTDEGLDRIVDRRWNPPVTLGVRLVSVIDDCAQHAGQAAYVKGLLS; encoded by the coding sequence ATGAAGACGAGTGAACTGCTGCTTGATGCTCACAGCCGGGTGCAAGAGGTCCTGCACGACGTGGTGACCGGGCTCGACGAGACCGCGCTCGAGTCCCGTCCGGGGCCGAGTGCCAACTCGATCGCGTGGCTGGTCTGGCACCTGACGCGGGTGCAGGACGACCACCTGGCGGACGCGGGCGGATACGAGCAGGTGCACACCGCCGACGGATGGCACGAGCGGCTCGGGCTGCCGTTGGATGCGGCCGACACCGGCTACGCGCACACGTCCGAGCAGGTAGCGCTGGTGCGGCTGTCCGCGGAGCAGCTGCTCGGGTACTACGACGCCGTCCACGCGCGCACCGCCGAGTACCTGAAGACCGTAACCGACGAGGGCCTCGACCGGATCGTCGACCGCCGGTGGAACCCGCCGGTCACGCTCGGCGTCCGGCTGGTCAGCGTGATCGACGACTGCGCGCAGCACGCCGGCCAGGCCGCGTACGTGAAGGGTCTGCTCAGCTGA